In Amycolatopsis sp. EV170708-02-1, the following are encoded in one genomic region:
- a CDS encoding zf-HC2 domain-containing protein has product MKHTDVAAYVLGVLDRAEAHAFEKHLKGCARCGRQVAEFASVEDALARADLRYLSPVATRCRGRLSLITANLVVVFLACVVAALMSSQRSSRRISSDADISAPAPLDDQRSLPLPLTFE; this is encoded by the coding sequence GTGAAACACACCGATGTGGCGGCGTACGTACTCGGTGTGCTGGACCGGGCAGAGGCGCACGCCTTCGAGAAGCATCTGAAGGGCTGCGCGCGGTGCGGACGGCAGGTCGCGGAATTCGCGTCGGTGGAGGACGCGCTGGCGAGGGCCGATCTGCGCTACCTGTCCCCCGTCGCCACGCGATGTCGTGGCCGGCTGTCGCTGATCACGGCCAACCTCGTCGTGGTCTTCCTGGCGTGTGTCGTCGCGGCCCTGATGTCGTCGCAACGTTCGTCCCGGCGGATCTCGTCGGATGCGGACATCTCGGCTCCTGCTCCCCTCGACGACCAGCGATCACTCCCGTTACCGCTTACGTTCGAGTAG
- a CDS encoding YbaB/EbfC family nucleoid-associated protein: protein MSAQMEQLIAQFENFQAKVRQAEARFAEVGDMQERIAQVENSVTSPSGEVTVVAGAGGTVTDLRLSAGAMRLEAGHLSSIIMSTLRKAVAGAAQQQAGIVDDTFGEAFGVNTSEQVREAQAEAFGTVEEEPASQQQQPQQPSRPARRPAPRDDDDYFDDGSFLRRS, encoded by the coding sequence ATGTCCGCCCAGATGGAACAACTGATCGCCCAATTCGAGAATTTCCAGGCCAAGGTGCGCCAGGCCGAGGCTCGGTTCGCCGAGGTCGGCGACATGCAGGAGCGGATCGCGCAGGTCGAGAACTCCGTGACCTCCCCCTCCGGAGAGGTCACGGTGGTCGCCGGGGCGGGCGGAACCGTCACCGACCTCCGGCTCAGCGCGGGCGCCATGCGCCTCGAAGCGGGTCACCTGTCCTCGATCATCATGAGCACCCTGCGCAAGGCCGTCGCCGGCGCAGCCCAGCAGCAGGCCGGGATCGTGGACGACACGTTCGGTGAGGCGTTCGGCGTCAACACGTCGGAACAGGTGCGCGAAGCACAGGCCGAGGCGTTCGGAACCGTCGAGGAAGAACCCGCGTCTCAGCAGCAGCAACCGCAGCAGCCATCCCGCCCGGCGCGCCGCCCCGCCCCGCGGGACGACGACGACTACTTCGACGACGGCTCCTTCCTGCGCCGCAGCTGA
- a CDS encoding DUF4142 domain-containing protein has translation MIYRLFGLVIACLVIWVGTPAHAFAEIDSHDRELLVRMRQVSLWEGPISRQAEQRGSGQRVREVGRKLADDHDRLDAQVRALASKVRVELPGEPTVEQRSWSDEIAGAAGADFDRLYVNRARAVHGSVFGLASHVRAATRDDAMRSFAQTAVDTVMRHMTLLESTGIAETTSLMVAPGGGDELDGGDVALGVLMAGIAGGATFGLVRVLGASGRRG, from the coding sequence ATGATCTATCGACTGTTCGGACTGGTGATCGCCTGCTTGGTGATATGGGTGGGAACGCCCGCCCATGCCTTCGCGGAAATCGACTCCCATGATCGGGAGCTGCTCGTCCGGATGCGCCAAGTGAGTTTGTGGGAAGGGCCGATCAGTCGTCAGGCCGAACAGCGCGGGAGCGGGCAGCGGGTACGGGAGGTCGGCCGGAAACTCGCCGACGACCACGACCGGCTCGACGCCCAGGTCCGCGCGCTCGCGTCGAAGGTCCGCGTCGAACTCCCCGGCGAGCCCACCGTGGAACAGCGTTCCTGGAGCGACGAGATCGCCGGTGCCGCCGGTGCCGACTTCGACCGTCTCTACGTCAATCGCGCCCGCGCCGTGCACGGGAGCGTCTTCGGTCTCGCCTCCCACGTCCGGGCCGCCACCCGAGACGACGCGATGCGGTCGTTCGCCCAAACCGCCGTCGACACCGTCATGCGGCATATGACCCTGCTCGAAAGCACCGGCATCGCCGAGACCACCTCGCTGATGGTCGCTCCCGGCGGCGGTGACGAACTCGACGGCGGCGACGTCGCGCTCGGCGTGCTCATGGCGGGGATCGCCGGGGGCGCGACGTTCGGTCTCGTCCGGGTACTCGGGGCATCGGGTAGGCGCGGATGA
- a CDS encoding sigma-70 family RNA polymerase sigma factor has product MEAVGRGCRFDGDHPQSQVSDELVSVLYKDFRDTLFGQVMYLTGHDQQWTEDVVQETLIRAWQHSDTLNREPGMLRGWLLTVAKRIVIDGWRNRRARPQEVELDSSENAEIADQTEQSLSALVISEALRYLDSKYQAVIYETYLTGHTVREAAVILGIPEGTVKSRLYAAMKTLRRSLGELGSR; this is encoded by the coding sequence ATGGAAGCAGTGGGCAGAGGATGCCGGTTCGATGGCGACCATCCGCAGAGCCAGGTTTCCGACGAGCTTGTTTCGGTGCTGTACAAGGATTTCCGGGACACCCTGTTCGGGCAGGTGATGTACCTGACGGGCCATGATCAACAATGGACGGAGGATGTCGTCCAGGAAACACTGATCCGCGCCTGGCAGCATTCGGACACGTTGAACCGCGAGCCGGGAATGTTGCGCGGCTGGCTGCTCACGGTCGCCAAGCGGATCGTGATCGACGGCTGGCGAAACCGGCGCGCCCGCCCGCAGGAGGTCGAGCTGGACAGTTCCGAAAACGCCGAAATAGCGGACCAGACCGAACAGTCACTGTCCGCACTCGTCATTTCCGAAGCGCTGCGTTATCTGGACAGCAAATATCAGGCTGTCATCTACGAGACGTATCTGACCGGGCATACGGTCCGGGAGGCGGCGGTGATATTGGGGATCCCGGAGGGAACGGTCAAATCACGGCTGTACGCGGCTATGAAGACATTGCGACGGTCGTTAGGAGAGCTGGGTTCGCGATGA
- a CDS encoding NAD(P)/FAD-dependent oxidoreductase, whose protein sequence is MSERIVVVGGGLAGLRCAERLRELRFDGELVIVGNEPELPYHRPALSKQLLTGATGPAEMMLARPDEIDAEWRFNTPATHLQPGRQVVHLPGAEELPYDGLVIASGVEPRRLSGVPHGHPRVVVVRTLADAAELRDNLAADHGPVAVLGSGFIGCEVAASLREIGREVTIIGRSANLLGEVVGKHIGQKLSALHRSRGVRLALGASIDSWQTTPNGLRLRSSDGWILDVSCVVVAVGTVPSISWLRGAKLPLDDGVVCSPTCHVLGMANIVAAGDVAQWPNLRFDETPRRVEHWLNAVEMGRAAAESLLAGPQAARPFAPVPRFWSEQHGMRIQAGGIPKLGTDTVALASPVGGERPVTGFVRKGRLVGVVGLDSPSAVLHWTNEIAEQNPVSHPGETETPDAPIAIDHARRHRGARRGRRDVVAGG, encoded by the coding sequence ATGAGCGAACGGATCGTCGTGGTCGGCGGCGGGCTGGCCGGGCTGCGCTGCGCGGAACGGTTGCGGGAACTGCGGTTCGACGGCGAACTGGTGATCGTCGGCAACGAGCCGGAGCTGCCGTATCACCGGCCGGCGTTGTCCAAGCAGCTGCTGACCGGTGCCACCGGCCCGGCCGAGATGATGCTCGCCCGGCCCGACGAGATCGACGCCGAATGGCGCTTCAACACCCCGGCCACCCATCTGCAGCCGGGCCGCCAGGTCGTCCACCTGCCCGGGGCGGAAGAGCTGCCCTACGACGGGCTCGTCATCGCCAGCGGCGTCGAGCCCCGGAGGCTTTCCGGTGTGCCGCACGGACATCCGCGGGTGGTCGTCGTCCGGACCCTGGCCGACGCCGCGGAACTGCGCGACAACCTGGCCGCCGACCACGGCCCGGTCGCGGTGCTGGGCAGCGGGTTCATCGGCTGCGAGGTCGCCGCCAGCCTGCGCGAGATCGGCCGGGAGGTCACCATCATCGGCCGGTCGGCGAATCTGCTCGGCGAGGTCGTCGGCAAGCACATCGGGCAGAAGCTCTCGGCGCTGCACCGCTCGCGCGGGGTGCGGCTGGCGCTGGGCGCGTCCATCGACAGCTGGCAGACCACGCCGAACGGGTTGCGGCTGCGGTCCTCCGACGGCTGGATCCTGGACGTCTCGTGCGTCGTGGTGGCCGTCGGCACGGTGCCGTCGATCTCGTGGCTGCGCGGCGCGAAACTGCCGCTCGACGACGGCGTCGTCTGCTCGCCGACCTGTCACGTGCTCGGGATGGCCAACATCGTCGCGGCCGGGGACGTCGCGCAGTGGCCGAACCTGCGTTTCGACGAGACGCCGCGGCGGGTCGAGCACTGGCTCAACGCCGTCGAGATGGGCCGGGCGGCCGCGGAGAGCCTCCTCGCCGGCCCGCAGGCCGCGCGGCCCTTCGCGCCGGTGCCGCGGTTCTGGTCCGAACAGCACGGCATGCGCATCCAGGCGGGCGGCATCCCGAAGCTCGGCACCGACACCGTCGCGCTCGCCTCACCCGTCGGTGGTGAACGGCCCGTCACCGGCTTCGTCCGCAAGGGACGGCTCGTCGGTGTCGTCGGCCTCGACAGCCCGTCCGCCGTCCTCCACTGGACCAACGAGATCGCGGAACAGAACCCCGTCAGCCACCCGGGAGAAACGGAGACGCCCGATGCGCCGATCGCGATTGACCATGCTCGCCGTCATCGCGGCGCTCGTCGTGGGCGCCGCGATGTGGTGGCAGGCGGCTGA